From a single Lolium rigidum isolate FL_2022 chromosome 7, APGP_CSIRO_Lrig_0.1, whole genome shotgun sequence genomic region:
- the LOC124673716 gene encoding protein DMP2-like codes for MANTAFKSLGDVLMVLPTSTVIVYEVLNPIVTNTGVCSVANKVVTAVLLSLCAFSCAFSAFTDSYIGADGKVRYGIATVRGLVPISGGDDTDGEGRDFSKYRLRLADFAHALFSVIVFAAVALLADANTVACFYPQLLAQQKALVTALPVVIGALASGFFVVFPSTRHGIGYPPMKPAATALASQ; via the coding sequence ATGGCGAACACGGCGTTTAAGAGCCTTGGCGACGTGCTCATGGTGCTGCCGACGTCCACGGTTATCGTGTACGAGGTGCTGAACCCGATCGTGACCAACACCGGCGTGTGCAGCGTGGCGAACAAGGTTGTCACGGCGGTGCTCCTCTCGCTCTGCGCCTTCTCGTGCGCCTTCTCGGCCTTCACCGACAGCTACATCGGCGCCGACGGCAAGGTCAGGTATGGCATCGCGACGGTCAGGGGTCTCGTGCCGATCAGCGGCGGCGACGACACTGACGGCGAGGGGAGGGACTTCTCCAAGTACAGGCTGCGGCTTGCAGACTTCGCGCACGCCCTCTTCTCGGTGATCGTGTTCGCGGCCGTGGCGCTGCTGGCCGACGCCAACACAGTGGCGTGCTTCTACCCGCAGCTCCTGGCGCAGCAGAAGGCGCTGGTCACGGCGCTGCCCGTCGTGATCGGCGCCCTCGCCAGCGGGTTCTTCGTCGTCTTCCCCTCCACGCGCCACGGGATCGGGTACCCGCCGATGAAGCCTGCCGCAACCGCGCTGGCGTCGCAGTAG